A genomic stretch from Falco naumanni isolate bFalNau1 chromosome 4, bFalNau1.pat, whole genome shotgun sequence includes:
- the HMG20B gene encoding SWI/SNF-related matrix-associated actin-dependent regulator of chromatin subfamily E member 1-related gives MAHSAKQLPAGMLHATGKAQHGNFLVAIKQEKGESARASSEKPHGEEEPVKKRGWPKGKKRKKILPNGPKAPVTGYVRFLNERREQIRMQHPDLPFPEITKMLGAEWSKLQLSEKQRYLDEAEREKQQYMKELREYQQSEAYKMCTEKIQEKKIKKEDAGSAAVNTLLNGHPHKAGECSDTFSTFDVPIFTEEFLDQNKAREAELRRLRKMNTEFEEQNAILQKHTENMNCAKEKLEQELAQEERQTLALQQQLQSVRQALTTSFASLPIPGTGETPTLSTLDFYMAKLHSAIESNPLQHEKLVVRIKEILSRIASEHL, from the exons ATGGCCCACAGCGCCAAGCAGCTGCCTGCCGGGATGCT GCATGCCACGGGCAAAGCTCAGCATGGAAACTTCCTGGTGGCCATCAAGCAGGAGAAGGGGGAGTCAGCACGGGCGAGCAGCGAGAAGCCGCATGGTGAGGAGGAG CCGGTGAAGAAGAGGGGGTGGCCCAAGggcaagaagaggaagaagatccTTCCCAATGGCCCCAAAGCCCCTGTGACAGGCTATGTGCGTTTCCTGAACGAGCGGCGTGAGCAGATCCGCATGCAGCATCCTGACCTGCCCTTCCCGGAGATCACCAAGATGCTGGGGGCTGAGTGGAGCAAGCTGCAGCTTTCGGAGAAGCAG CGGTACCTGGATGAAGCGGAGCGGGAGAAGCAGCAGTACATGAAGGAGCTGCGGGAATACCAGCAATCGGAAGCCTACAAGATGTGCACAGAGAAGATCCAGGAGAAGAAGATCAAAAAAG agGATGCAGGCTCTGCGGCGGTGAACACCCTGCTGAATGGGCACCCGCACAAG GCTGGCGAGTGCAGTGACACCTTCTCCACCTTCGATGTGCCCATCTTCACGGAGGAGTTCTTGGACCAAAACAAAG CCCGGGAGGCTGAGCTGCGGCGCCTGCGGAAGATGAACACGGAGTTTGAGGAGCAGAACGCCATCCTGCAGAAGCACACGGAGAACATGAACTGTGCCAAGGagaagctggagcaggagctggcccaggaggagaggcagaccctggccctgcagcagcagctccagtccGTGCGGCAGGCTCTCACCACCAGCTTcgcctccctccccatccctg GCACCGGGGAAACCCCCACTCTGAGCACTCTGGACTTCTACATGGCCAAACTGCACAGTGCCATCGAGAGCAACCCGCTGCAGCATGAGAAGCTGGTGGTGCGCATCAAGGAGATCCTGTCCCGGATAGCCAG tGAACACTTGTGA
- the LOC121086638 gene encoding GRAM domain-containing protein 2A-like, which translates to MAGRSGRRVLEEKRWQSLEEEGSAGTQLEHPKLARSKTCDPSFCEETEQVAAVGRQGHPSPLLSKHAAGYHKAFGELAEREALLACFSCAWQKEVPYHGRLYISSHHICFHASLLLKDIKVVVPVASVSTLKKANTALLVPNALSIRTARGEKFLFVLLRQREATYQVLKSVCKHLQDKSWNSLSNKEVLRKSRTSSQSDLEQSTPEPDSLQDLPDGLIPMPRQAKEEDEEDEEAAALALNSRGSHTALWAWITAQLSSRNTIILIYLLLMVALLLSSGYLGLRIVELEQQLESMGAWSDPKHLQQ; encoded by the exons ATGGCGGGGAGGAGTGGAAGGCgggtgctggaggagaagcgctggcagagcctggaggaggagggcagcgCGGGCACCCAGCTGGAGCACCCCAAGCTCGCCAG GTCCAAAACCTGTGACCCCTCCTTCTGCGAGGAGACGGAGCAGGTGGCAGccgtgggcaggcagggacacccGTCCCCGTTG CTGAGCAAGCATGCCGCCGGCTACCACAAAGCCTTTGGGGAGCTCGCCGAGCGGGAGGCACTGCTGGCCTGCTTCTCCTGCGCCTGGCAGAAAGAGGTGCCCTACCACGGCCGCCTCTACATCTCCTCCCACCACATCTGCTTCCACGCCAGCCTCCTGCTCAAGGACATCAAG GTGGTGGTCCCCGTTGCTTCCGTCTCGACCCTCAAGAAGGCCAACACAGCGCTGCTGGTGCCCAACGCGCTCAGCATCCGCACAGCCAGGGGGGAGAAG TTCCTCTTCGTGTTGCTGCGCCAGCGGGAAGCCACGTACCAGGTCCTCAAGTCAGTCTGCAAACACCTGCAG GACAAGAGCTGGAACTCTCTGAGCAACAAGGAAGTCCTTAGGAAGTCTCGG ACCTCAAGCCAGTCGGACCTGGAGCAGAGCACCCCGGAGCCCGACAGCCTCCAGGATCTACCAG ATGGGCTGATCCCGATGCCAAGGCAAGCgaaggaggaggatgaggaggatgAAGAGGCGGCGGCGCTGGCTCTGAACAGCA GGGGATCCCACACTGCGCTATGGGCCTGGATCACGGCACAGCTGAGCTCCCGCAACACCATCATCCTCATCTACCTGCTGCT TATGGTGGCCCTGCTGTTGTCCTCGGGGTACCTCGGTCTGCGCATcgtggagctggagcagcagctggagtccATGGGGGCTTGGTCAGACCCCAAGCATTTGCAGCAGTGA
- the MFSD12 gene encoding major facilitator superfamily domain-containing protein 12 isoform X4 yields the protein MANITVYGLAWLLLNFQVDQPDRTEHLGIQDVPIFRNLSLIVVGLGAVFSLIFHLGTKEKPYPPGSPPQLDESTPLLQKESASSTHPLLIWKDWLLEPAFYQVAVLYMSTRLIVNLSQTYIAMYLTNSLLLPKKYIATIPLVMYISGFLSSFLMKPVNKWLGRNLTYFVGILVILAFASWVTLARQMGAEIYGAAALLGAGSATILVTSLSMTADLIGTNTRRLRLWRHELHRQDGQRPGRDGDPEPAPVPDRALLPCLHQLLPLGDGVGHRRHCHRRHRLSVLHHGLAHPYPLPCCLPAGAERSGDPLRRDGEYGGKEPEQHHQLSRTPVLGPRGAQAAQLCRGDPAAADGAGLWGWPPAPSPWHFALDCGPPAPRPARGHVKDVALCSHTCNTRRPWARWRGPAPARGGGGGRPSRGLTLLFYGQYVQIALFKGGEKERKKKIPQQLSTSNRG from the exons ATGGCCAATATCACTGTGTACGGCCTGGCCTGGCTCCTGCTGAACTTCCAGGTAGACCAGCCTGACCGCACAGAGCACCTCGGCATCCAGGATGTCCCTATATTCCGG AACCTGTCCCTCATtgtggtggggctgggagccGTGTTCTCCCTCATCTTCCACCTGGGCACCAAAGAGAAGCCGTACCCACCGGGCTCACCGCCCCAGCTGGACGAGAGCACGCCGCTGCTGCAGAAGGAGTCTGCGAGCTCCACGCACCCGCTGCTCATCTGGAAAGACTGGCTGCTGGAGCCTGCCTTCTACCAG GTGGCGGTGCTCTACATGTCCACCCGGCTCATCGTCAACCTGTCCCAGACCTACATCGCCATGTACCTGACCAActcgctgctgctgcccaag AAATACATCGCCACCATCCCCCTGGTGATGTACATCAGTGgcttcctctcttccttccttaTGAAGCCTGTGAATAAGTGGCTGGGTCGAAAT CTGACGTACTTCGTGGGCATCCTGGTGATCTTGGCCTTCGCCTCCTGGGTGACTCTGGCCAGGCAGATGGGAGCGGAGATCTACGGGGCGGCCGCGCTGCTTGGGGCTGGTTCCGCCACTATCCTGGtcacctccctctccatgacAGCAGACCTCATCGGCACCAACACG cGGCGCCTTCGTCTATGGCGCCATGAGCTTCACCGACAAGATGGCCAACGGCCTGGCCGTGATGGTGATCCAGAACCTGCACCCGTGCCC GACCGagctctgctgccctgcctgcatcAGCTTCTACCACTGGGTGATGGTGTTGGTCACCGGAGGCATTGCCATCGTCGCCATCGCCTCTCTGTGCTGCATCATGGTCTGGCCCATCCGTATCCGCTACC atgctgcctgcctgcaggggCTGAGCGGAGTGGGGACCCCCTACGGCGGGATGGAGAGTACGGAGGGAAGGAGCCAGAGCAGCACCATCAACTGAGCAGGACCCCTGTCCTCGGCCCCCGCggtgcccaggctgcccagctctgccggGGGGACCCTGCCGCAGCGGATGGCGCTGGGCTCTGGGGGTGGCCCCCTGCCCCGTCTCCCTGGCACTTTGCACTGGACTgtggccccccagccccgcgccctGCCCGGGGACATGTGAAGGATGTCGCCCTGTGCTCGCACACGTGTAACACTAGAAGGCCCTGGGCCAGGTGGCGggggccagccccagcacggggaggggggggcgggcgcCCGTCCCGCGGCCTTACCCTGCTTTTTTATGGTCAGTATGTACAAATAGCACTTtttaaaggaggagaaaaggagaggaaaaaaaaaataccacaacaACTAAGCACCTCTAACCGCGGATAA
- the MFSD12 gene encoding major facilitator superfamily domain-containing protein 12 isoform X3: MAEPPAGAAAGGAGLSLRARLSFAAGHFLNDLCASLWFTYLLLYLHAVLGYGHRLAGALLLAGQAADGLCTPLLGYETDRSAGCGRYGRRKSWHLAGTTCVLVSFPFIFNPCLGCKENTPQWAAFIYYLPFIIIFQFGWAATQISHLSLIPELVTSDHEKVELTAFRYAFTVMANITVYGLAWLLLNFQVDQPDRTEHLGIQDVPIFRNLSLIVVGLGAVFSLIFHLGTKEKPYPPGSPPQLDESTPLLQKESASSTHPLLIWKDWLLEPAFYQVAVLYMSTRLIVNLSQTYIAMYLTNSLLLPKKYIATIPLVMYISGFLSSFLMKPVNKWLGRNLTYFVGILVILAFASWVTLARQMGAEIYGAAALLGAGSATILVTSLSMTADLIGTNTHSGAFVYGAMSFTDKMANGLAVMVIQNLHPCPTELCCPACISFYHWVMVLVTGGIAIVAIASLCCIMVWPIRIRYHAACLQGLSGVGTPYGGMESTEGRSQSSTIN; this comes from the exons ATGGCGGAGCCcccggcgggggccgcggccggcggaGCGGGGCTGTCCCTGCGGGCGCGGCTGAGCTTCGCGGCCGGGCACTTCCTGAACGACCTGTGCGCCTCGCTGTGGTTCACCTACCTGCTGCTGTACCTGCACGCCGTGCTGGGCTACGGGCACCGCCTGGCCGGCGCGCTGCTGCTGGCGGGGCAGGCGGCCGACGGGCTCTGCACGCCGCTGCTCGGCTACGAGACCGACCGCTCCGCCGGCTGCGGCCGCTACGGCCGGAGGAAGTCCTGGCACCTGGCCG GCACTACCTGTGTCCTCGTGTCCTTCCCCTTCATCTTCAACCCCTGCCTGGGTTGCAAGGAGAACACGCCACAGTGGGCAGCCTTCATCTACTACCTCCccttcatcatcatcttccAGTTCGGCTGGGCGGCCACACAGATCTCCCACCTGTCCCTCATCCCCGAGCTGGTGACCAGTGACCATGAGAAGGTGGAGCTCACAGCTTTCAG GTATGCCTTTACTGTCATGGCCAATATCACTGTGTACGGCCTGGCCTGGCTCCTGCTGAACTTCCAGGTAGACCAGCCTGACCGCACAGAGCACCTCGGCATCCAGGATGTCCCTATATTCCGG AACCTGTCCCTCATtgtggtggggctgggagccGTGTTCTCCCTCATCTTCCACCTGGGCACCAAAGAGAAGCCGTACCCACCGGGCTCACCGCCCCAGCTGGACGAGAGCACGCCGCTGCTGCAGAAGGAGTCTGCGAGCTCCACGCACCCGCTGCTCATCTGGAAAGACTGGCTGCTGGAGCCTGCCTTCTACCAG GTGGCGGTGCTCTACATGTCCACCCGGCTCATCGTCAACCTGTCCCAGACCTACATCGCCATGTACCTGACCAActcgctgctgctgcccaag AAATACATCGCCACCATCCCCCTGGTGATGTACATCAGTGgcttcctctcttccttccttaTGAAGCCTGTGAATAAGTGGCTGGGTCGAAAT CTGACGTACTTCGTGGGCATCCTGGTGATCTTGGCCTTCGCCTCCTGGGTGACTCTGGCCAGGCAGATGGGAGCGGAGATCTACGGGGCGGCCGCGCTGCTTGGGGCTGGTTCCGCCACTATCCTGGtcacctccctctccatgacAGCAGACCTCATCGGCACCAACACG cacagcGGCGCCTTCGTCTATGGCGCCATGAGCTTCACCGACAAGATGGCCAACGGCCTGGCCGTGATGGTGATCCAGAACCTGCACCCGTGCCC GACCGagctctgctgccctgcctgcatcAGCTTCTACCACTGGGTGATGGTGTTGGTCACCGGAGGCATTGCCATCGTCGCCATCGCCTCTCTGTGCTGCATCATGGTCTGGCCCATCCGTATCCGCTACC atgctgcctgcctgcaggggCTGAGCGGAGTGGGGACCCCCTACGGCGGGATGGAGAGTACGGAGGGAAGGAGCCAGAGCAGCACCATCAACTGA
- the MFSD12 gene encoding major facilitator superfamily domain-containing protein 12 isoform X2, producing the protein MAEPPAGAAAGGAGLSLRARLSFAAGHFLNDLCASLWFTYLLLYLHAVLGYGHRLAGALLLAGQAADGLCTPLLGYETDRSAGCGRYGRRKSWHLAGTTCVLVSFPFIFNPCLGCKENTPQWAAFIYYLPFIIIFQFGWAATQISHLSLIPELVTSDHEKVELTAFRYAFTVMANITVYGLAWLLLNFQVDQPDRTEHLGIQDVPIFRNLSLIVVGLGAVFSLIFHLGTKEKPYPPGSPPQLDESTPLLQKESASSTHPLLIWKDWLLEPAFYQVAVLYMSTRLIVNLSQTYIAMYLTNSLLLPKKYIATIPLVMYISGFLSSFLMKPVNKWLGRNLTYFVGILVILAFASWVTLARQMGAEIYGAAALLGAGSATILVTSLSMTADLIGTNTRRLRLWRHELHRQDGQRPGRDGDPEPAPVPDRALLPCLHQLLPLGDGVGHRRHCHRRHRLSVLHHGLAHPYPLPWPRLRGGGGSPVLVRGAVLWQGWLWGCAWPCLQRGTLVMLPACRG; encoded by the exons ATGGCGGAGCCcccggcgggggccgcggccggcggaGCGGGGCTGTCCCTGCGGGCGCGGCTGAGCTTCGCGGCCGGGCACTTCCTGAACGACCTGTGCGCCTCGCTGTGGTTCACCTACCTGCTGCTGTACCTGCACGCCGTGCTGGGCTACGGGCACCGCCTGGCCGGCGCGCTGCTGCTGGCGGGGCAGGCGGCCGACGGGCTCTGCACGCCGCTGCTCGGCTACGAGACCGACCGCTCCGCCGGCTGCGGCCGCTACGGCCGGAGGAAGTCCTGGCACCTGGCCG GCACTACCTGTGTCCTCGTGTCCTTCCCCTTCATCTTCAACCCCTGCCTGGGTTGCAAGGAGAACACGCCACAGTGGGCAGCCTTCATCTACTACCTCCccttcatcatcatcttccAGTTCGGCTGGGCGGCCACACAGATCTCCCACCTGTCCCTCATCCCCGAGCTGGTGACCAGTGACCATGAGAAGGTGGAGCTCACAGCTTTCAG GTATGCCTTTACTGTCATGGCCAATATCACTGTGTACGGCCTGGCCTGGCTCCTGCTGAACTTCCAGGTAGACCAGCCTGACCGCACAGAGCACCTCGGCATCCAGGATGTCCCTATATTCCGG AACCTGTCCCTCATtgtggtggggctgggagccGTGTTCTCCCTCATCTTCCACCTGGGCACCAAAGAGAAGCCGTACCCACCGGGCTCACCGCCCCAGCTGGACGAGAGCACGCCGCTGCTGCAGAAGGAGTCTGCGAGCTCCACGCACCCGCTGCTCATCTGGAAAGACTGGCTGCTGGAGCCTGCCTTCTACCAG GTGGCGGTGCTCTACATGTCCACCCGGCTCATCGTCAACCTGTCCCAGACCTACATCGCCATGTACCTGACCAActcgctgctgctgcccaag AAATACATCGCCACCATCCCCCTGGTGATGTACATCAGTGgcttcctctcttccttccttaTGAAGCCTGTGAATAAGTGGCTGGGTCGAAAT CTGACGTACTTCGTGGGCATCCTGGTGATCTTGGCCTTCGCCTCCTGGGTGACTCTGGCCAGGCAGATGGGAGCGGAGATCTACGGGGCGGCCGCGCTGCTTGGGGCTGGTTCCGCCACTATCCTGGtcacctccctctccatgacAGCAGACCTCATCGGCACCAACACG cGGCGCCTTCGTCTATGGCGCCATGAGCTTCACCGACAAGATGGCCAACGGCCTGGCCGTGATGGTGATCCAGAACCTGCACCCGTGCCC GACCGagctctgctgccctgcctgcatcAGCTTCTACCACTGGGTGATGGTGTTGGTCACCGGAGGCATTGCCATCGTCGCCATCGCCTCTCTGTGCTGCATCATGGTCTGGCCCATCCGTATCCGCTACC ATGGCCCCGGCTgcggggaggtggtgggagccCCGTCCTGGTGAGAGGTGCggtgctgtggcagggctggctgtggggatGCGCGTGGCCCTGCCTGCAGCGGGGGACCCTCGTG atgctgcctgcctgcaggggCTGA
- the MFSD12 gene encoding major facilitator superfamily domain-containing protein 12 isoform X1 — MAEPPAGAAAGGAGLSLRARLSFAAGHFLNDLCASLWFTYLLLYLHAVLGYGHRLAGALLLAGQAADGLCTPLLGYETDRSAGCGRYGRRKSWHLAGTTCVLVSFPFIFNPCLGCKENTPQWAAFIYYLPFIIIFQFGWAATQISHLSLIPELVTSDHEKVELTAFRYAFTVMANITVYGLAWLLLNFQVDQPDRTEHLGIQDVPIFRNLSLIVVGLGAVFSLIFHLGTKEKPYPPGSPPQLDESTPLLQKESASSTHPLLIWKDWLLEPAFYQVAVLYMSTRLIVNLSQTYIAMYLTNSLLLPKKYIATIPLVMYISGFLSSFLMKPVNKWLGRNLTYFVGILVILAFASWVTLARQMGAEIYGAAALLGAGSATILVTSLSMTADLIGTNTRRLRLWRHELHRQDGQRPGRDGDPEPAPVPDRALLPCLHQLLPLGDGVGHRRHCHRRHRLSVLHHGLAHPYPLPCCLPAGAERSGDPLRRDGEYGGKEPEQHHQLSRTPVLGPRGAQAAQLCRGDPAAADGAGLWGWPPAPSPWHFALDCGPPAPRPARGHVKDVALCSHTCNTRRPWARWRGPAPARGGGGGRPSRGLTLLFYGQYVQIALFKGGEKERKKKIPQQLSTSNRG; from the exons ATGGCGGAGCCcccggcgggggccgcggccggcggaGCGGGGCTGTCCCTGCGGGCGCGGCTGAGCTTCGCGGCCGGGCACTTCCTGAACGACCTGTGCGCCTCGCTGTGGTTCACCTACCTGCTGCTGTACCTGCACGCCGTGCTGGGCTACGGGCACCGCCTGGCCGGCGCGCTGCTGCTGGCGGGGCAGGCGGCCGACGGGCTCTGCACGCCGCTGCTCGGCTACGAGACCGACCGCTCCGCCGGCTGCGGCCGCTACGGCCGGAGGAAGTCCTGGCACCTGGCCG GCACTACCTGTGTCCTCGTGTCCTTCCCCTTCATCTTCAACCCCTGCCTGGGTTGCAAGGAGAACACGCCACAGTGGGCAGCCTTCATCTACTACCTCCccttcatcatcatcttccAGTTCGGCTGGGCGGCCACACAGATCTCCCACCTGTCCCTCATCCCCGAGCTGGTGACCAGTGACCATGAGAAGGTGGAGCTCACAGCTTTCAG GTATGCCTTTACTGTCATGGCCAATATCACTGTGTACGGCCTGGCCTGGCTCCTGCTGAACTTCCAGGTAGACCAGCCTGACCGCACAGAGCACCTCGGCATCCAGGATGTCCCTATATTCCGG AACCTGTCCCTCATtgtggtggggctgggagccGTGTTCTCCCTCATCTTCCACCTGGGCACCAAAGAGAAGCCGTACCCACCGGGCTCACCGCCCCAGCTGGACGAGAGCACGCCGCTGCTGCAGAAGGAGTCTGCGAGCTCCACGCACCCGCTGCTCATCTGGAAAGACTGGCTGCTGGAGCCTGCCTTCTACCAG GTGGCGGTGCTCTACATGTCCACCCGGCTCATCGTCAACCTGTCCCAGACCTACATCGCCATGTACCTGACCAActcgctgctgctgcccaag AAATACATCGCCACCATCCCCCTGGTGATGTACATCAGTGgcttcctctcttccttccttaTGAAGCCTGTGAATAAGTGGCTGGGTCGAAAT CTGACGTACTTCGTGGGCATCCTGGTGATCTTGGCCTTCGCCTCCTGGGTGACTCTGGCCAGGCAGATGGGAGCGGAGATCTACGGGGCGGCCGCGCTGCTTGGGGCTGGTTCCGCCACTATCCTGGtcacctccctctccatgacAGCAGACCTCATCGGCACCAACACG cGGCGCCTTCGTCTATGGCGCCATGAGCTTCACCGACAAGATGGCCAACGGCCTGGCCGTGATGGTGATCCAGAACCTGCACCCGTGCCC GACCGagctctgctgccctgcctgcatcAGCTTCTACCACTGGGTGATGGTGTTGGTCACCGGAGGCATTGCCATCGTCGCCATCGCCTCTCTGTGCTGCATCATGGTCTGGCCCATCCGTATCCGCTACC atgctgcctgcctgcaggggCTGAGCGGAGTGGGGACCCCCTACGGCGGGATGGAGAGTACGGAGGGAAGGAGCCAGAGCAGCACCATCAACTGAGCAGGACCCCTGTCCTCGGCCCCCGCggtgcccaggctgcccagctctgccggGGGGACCCTGCCGCAGCGGATGGCGCTGGGCTCTGGGGGTGGCCCCCTGCCCCGTCTCCCTGGCACTTTGCACTGGACTgtggccccccagccccgcgccctGCCCGGGGACATGTGAAGGATGTCGCCCTGTGCTCGCACACGTGTAACACTAGAAGGCCCTGGGCCAGGTGGCGggggccagccccagcacggggaggggggggcgggcgcCCGTCCCGCGGCCTTACCCTGCTTTTTTATGGTCAGTATGTACAAATAGCACTTtttaaaggaggagaaaaggagaggaaaaaaaaaataccacaacaACTAAGCACCTCTAACCGCGGATAA